The following are from one region of the Anaeropeptidivorans aminofermentans genome:
- a CDS encoding thioredoxin family protein, translating into MAIQLATAENYEDMIKEGFVIVDFFSETCVPCKTFSKVLDEIEFELPFVNIVKVNTTKYPELGKKNKVFGVPTVFFMNDGEMLERHVGALSEDEVKEKIGGYIY; encoded by the coding sequence ATGGCAATTCAATTAGCAACAGCAGAAAACTACGAGGATATGATTAAGGAAGGCTTTGTTATCGTCGACTTTTTTTCGGAAACCTGCGTCCCCTGCAAGACCTTTTCCAAGGTTTTGGACGAAATAGAGTTTGAGCTTCCTTTCGTGAACATCGTTAAGGTAAACACGACAAAGTATCCTGAGCTTGGAAAGAAAAACAAAGTGTTCGGTGTTCCTACGGTTTTCTTCATGAACGACGGAGAAATGCTTGAAAGGCATGTAGGCGCCCTGTCCGAAGATGAAGTTAAGGAAAAAATAGGAGGATATATCTATTAA
- a CDS encoding ABC transporter ATP-binding protein, with protein sequence MKKIKNSAKTHKDAFSWKAFLTFYTKINMPWHLLIISLFTSFAITQVNLLLVPYTSAIYKAEIGNEGFLKGFIFWTVMASLVGLIYNLFQGFLRLITERNIRRKVWGKLLSIPMAEFDKEDSQSFISRITSDVTLALSAPSSVMSFVASIYGLVIAYLEMNKIYPELAKYILFVGPVSLILIVIIGKFQYKMNFVVQNALSALTNYFGERVSNIYYIKSTNMENEEYETGIKASQEKYKADFLKATLSALQIPIGYIAQYAIMIVVFVGGASFVRSGQMEVGGLVEFYSYSMILLPSFFEIVTQWQSIKGSQGGTAKIVALMELENEVDDGKLSMNIPDADIQFKDTVFSYDNENIILHGTNFTIPKNKKTVILGANGSGKTTVFKLLERFYKPQQGKISFGENNISDIKLEDRRAAIGYVSQNSHLIPGTIRENIAYGTNRDYSEEEVIRAAKMANAYDFIMELEDGFDTYVSPFNAKVSGGEKQRLAIARIIMKDPDYLLLDEATSSLDIICRQDVLGALKNLMDNRTTIMISHDMALVKDADHIIVINDGAIEAEGSYEETLAASSSFQKFIALQEIR encoded by the coding sequence ATGAAAAAAATAAAGAATTCTGCTAAGACCCATAAGGACGCTTTTTCATGGAAAGCCTTCCTTACATTCTATACAAAAATTAACATGCCCTGGCATCTTCTTATAATTAGCTTATTTACAAGTTTTGCAATAACACAAGTAAATCTTCTTCTTGTCCCTTATACCTCCGCCATATATAAAGCAGAGATAGGAAATGAGGGGTTTTTAAAGGGCTTTATTTTCTGGACGGTAATGGCGTCTCTGGTAGGGCTTATATATAACCTTTTCCAAGGCTTTTTACGCCTTATTACGGAAAGAAACATCAGAAGGAAGGTATGGGGCAAGCTTTTAAGTATTCCTATGGCGGAATTTGATAAGGAAGATTCCCAGAGCTTTATTTCCCGTATTACCTCCGACGTTACGCTGGCGTTATCCGCCCCAAGCAGCGTCATGAGCTTTGTAGCGTCTATTTACGGCCTGGTAATTGCCTATTTGGAAATGAATAAAATATACCCTGAACTGGCAAAGTATATTTTATTTGTAGGCCCGGTATCCTTGATTCTCATTGTTATCATAGGAAAGTTCCAGTATAAAATGAACTTTGTGGTTCAAAATGCGCTTTCGGCTCTTACCAATTATTTTGGGGAAAGAGTATCCAATATTTACTATATCAAGTCAACTAATATGGAAAACGAGGAGTATGAAACGGGGATAAAGGCCAGCCAGGAAAAATACAAGGCGGATTTCTTAAAAGCAACCCTTTCCGCATTGCAGATTCCCATTGGCTATATTGCCCAGTATGCCATAATGATTGTTGTTTTTGTAGGGGGCGCGTCTTTTGTGAGAAGCGGCCAGATGGAAGTAGGGGGTCTTGTGGAATTTTATTCTTACTCTATGATACTGCTTCCTTCGTTTTTTGAAATAGTGACCCAATGGCAGAGTATCAAAGGTTCGCAAGGCGGTACGGCTAAAATCGTTGCCCTTATGGAGCTTGAAAATGAGGTTGACGACGGAAAGCTTTCCATGAATATACCCGATGCGGATATTCAATTTAAAGATACCGTATTCTCCTACGATAATGAAAACATTATTCTCCACGGCACCAACTTTACAATCCCTAAAAATAAGAAAACCGTTATCTTAGGCGCTAACGGAAGCGGAAAAACAACCGTATTCAAGCTTCTTGAAAGATTCTATAAGCCCCAGCAGGGTAAAATAAGCTTCGGTGAAAACAATATTTCAGATATAAAGCTTGAAGACCGGAGAGCGGCCATAGGGTATGTTTCTCAGAACAGCCATTTGATACCGGGAACCATAAGAGAAAACATAGCCTACGGAACAAATCGTGATTATTCGGAAGAAGAAGTCATAAGGGCGGCAAAGATGGCCAACGCCTATGATTTTATCATGGAGCTTGAGGACGGCTTTGATACCTATGTAAGCCCCTTTAACGCCAAAGTATCCGGCGGTGAAAAGCAGAGGTTAGCTATTGCCAGAATCATTATGAAGGACCCGGACTACCTTCTTTTAGATGAAGCCACCAGCAGCCTTGACATCATATGCCGCCAGGACGTACTTGGTGCTTTGAAAAACCTTATGGATAACCGCACAACCATTATGATAAGCCATGATATGGCGCTGGTTAAAGATGCCGACCATATTATAGTCATAAATGACGGCGCTATTGAAGCCGAGGGCAGCTACGAGGAGACCCTTGCGGCAAGTTCAAGCTTTCAAAAATTTATCGCTCTCCAGGAAATACGATAG
- a CDS encoding trigger factor, whose translation MKELKSKVLKEFDFRKADVSEVDFTYEAEKGFIEKELLRIKKKNAVTYEVDAVIKGDIVLCSLRSDNPKYNKEISVNSSLGIFKKEVAGKLNGMKKGEILTISVDGDDVNIEILKIERRELPEILTDEMVEKEEIESVSTVKALEKHLQELHQKNIDSAINTKAYYLVEHVLKQVVPQSQYEIYEEDIQYLCDLEIQKASALAKNEGLILEKMTEEDFNGRIPVKSYEEFLNMVHNMGKNQIYVLVMGLKKAKEDGYEPSKEEYEEFLKGYYTMYKLDPEVARKAQSWELYEANEYIIYYRRQIINYYRERYQEV comes from the coding sequence ATGAAAGAGTTAAAGTCAAAGGTATTAAAGGAATTTGATTTTCGTAAGGCTGATGTATCGGAGGTAGATTTTACATATGAAGCAGAGAAAGGCTTTATAGAAAAGGAATTGCTTCGTATAAAGAAAAAGAATGCGGTAACATACGAAGTTGATGCCGTCATTAAAGGCGATATAGTTCTATGCTCTTTAAGAAGCGACAACCCAAAATACAATAAAGAGATAAGCGTTAATTCAAGCCTTGGGATTTTTAAAAAGGAAGTTGCCGGCAAGCTTAACGGTATGAAAAAAGGAGAGATCTTGACGATTTCCGTCGACGGCGACGATGTGAATATCGAGATACTGAAAATAGAAAGGCGAGAGCTTCCCGAGATACTTACAGACGAAATGGTTGAAAAAGAAGAAATTGAAAGTGTATCCACAGTAAAAGCTCTGGAAAAACATCTTCAAGAGCTTCATCAGAAGAATATAGACAGTGCCATAAATACAAAGGCTTATTATCTTGTAGAGCATGTTTTAAAGCAGGTAGTTCCACAAAGCCAATATGAAATATATGAAGAAGATATTCAATATTTATGTGATTTGGAAATTCAAAAAGCAAGTGCCCTGGCGAAAAATGAAGGCTTGATTCTTGAAAAAATGACGGAAGAAGATTTTAACGGCAGAATCCCCGTTAAAAGCTATGAAGAGTTTTTGAATATGGTTCATAATATGGGAAAAAATCAGATTTATGTACTTGTAATGGGTCTCAAAAAGGCTAAGGAAGATGGCTATGAGCCATCAAAAGAAGAGTATGAGGAGTTCCTTAAAGGATATTATACCATGTATAAATTGGACCCTGAAGTAGCAAGAAAGGCCCAGTCATGGGAGCTTTATGAGGCAAATGAATATATAATTTACTATAGAAGGCAAATAATAAATTACTATAGGGAAAGATATCAGGAGGTATAA
- a CDS encoding ABC transporter ATP-binding protein, protein MKIKDLSFAYKNDNRLILKDINMNVAAGEFVALLGQSGCGKSTFLRLLSGLETSTTGTILLGDKPVSGASLDKGMVFQDYGLFPWMTAGENIMLALKQRFPQQDKKKLKQLALDTLNAVGLDESVYRKLPKALSGGMKQRCAIAQAFSIDPPILLMDEPFGALDAVTRAKLQDLVLKLWSQENPKKTVFFVTHDVDEALLLANRIVVLGQSPSSIIYECSIPEDKRPTRENQFDNPEILALRNNLILQINKDVAARIS, encoded by the coding sequence TTGAAAATTAAAGACCTTTCTTTTGCCTATAAAAATGACAACAGATTGATATTGAAAGATATTAATATGAATGTGGCAGCAGGGGAATTTGTGGCTTTACTGGGTCAATCCGGCTGCGGAAAGAGTACGTTCTTACGCCTTTTGTCCGGTTTGGAGACTTCAACAACAGGGACAATTCTTTTGGGAGATAAGCCTGTAAGCGGTGCAAGCCTTGATAAAGGCATGGTTTTTCAGGACTATGGGTTGTTTCCTTGGATGACGGCAGGAGAAAATATTATGCTGGCTTTAAAACAGCGGTTTCCACAGCAGGACAAAAAGAAGCTGAAACAATTAGCTCTTGATACATTAAATGCAGTGGGCCTTGACGAGTCTGTATACCGTAAGCTGCCTAAGGCACTTTCCGGCGGCATGAAACAGCGATGTGCCATTGCTCAGGCTTTTAGCATTGACCCGCCGATTCTGTTGATGGATGAGCCCTTTGGGGCATTAGACGCAGTTACCCGTGCCAAGCTCCAGGATTTGGTATTGAAGCTGTGGTCTCAGGAGAATCCCAAAAAGACTGTGTTTTTTGTAACTCATGATGTAGATGAGGCCCTGTTATTAGCGAACCGAATAGTTGTTTTGGGGCAATCCCCAAGCAGCATAATCTACGAATGCTCTATTCCTGAGGACAAGCGCCCTACCCGGGAAAATCAGTTTGATAATCCGGAGATTCTGGCACTTCGCAACAACCTGATTTTACAAATCAATAAGGACGTGGCTGCCCGTATTTCTTAA
- a CDS encoding insulinase family protein, with protein sequence MKDLNKLAAYRVKYRQTIKELGAEAYLMEHVKTGARAAVISCDDDNKVFCAGFRTPPENSRGIPHILEHAVLCGSGKYPSKNTFVELIKGSMNTFLNAMTFSDKTIYPVASCNDTDFKNLMSVYSDAVFNPNILKRKEIFLQEGWHYEMDSKDSALSISGVVYNEMKGAFSSSETILNNEIITSLFSCAPYSVISGGDPEYIPDLSYEELIDFYKKYYSPSNSYIYLYGNMDAAERLTWLDQHYLSKYEKIDVDSEIKSQPPFNEMKDSLIYYPIGDDEREADNTYLSYNTVVGDTVSGELSIAFNILNYVLLGAPGAELKQAILDEKISKTVRGSYNSSLKQPVFSIICGSSNQESKESFLETIRTVLARIVQNGLDKDSINAAINLYEFKYKEADFGKMPKGLVYGIKMYESWLYGDDGLFESLNFDSIFASLRKKAEKGYFENLIDKYILSSLHSSFVMAVPKKGLMEEKEKALAKRLDLYKRSLSDEEITRLIEETQQLKEYQAKSSSREELDKIPKLSIEDIETESKPLYNDIYNSDETTIIHHDIFTNGIAYLKLSFDVKDVPSELRPYLGILRQVLGGVDTQGYSYRKLSNTINMNTGGIWSYISFYADIRENDGFKAAFEINAKTMYENIDFTFEIIKEIISTSKMENTERLYEIISDIKSQMSAWIYGSGHMAAVLRSLSYNSALSYYEESISGISFYQFIEDLEKNFEKRKDHISQCLSELMKHIFRADKLTVSYTSDKEGFEGITERIKKLKLKLYTDNIKQEEFEFIPCKKNEGLKISSSVQYVAQSGNYRNEFLYTGSLKVLKVLLSYDYLWPNVRQKGGAYGCMINFDRNGNTYIVSYRDPNLFQTYDIYKDIPKFLTNIALDDKELISYIIGAIKELDMPMNPYEKGNYSFKCYMSGINDESIQRERDEILTTKKETLEELAFLINAVLNQFNICTIGNEEKIESDKFLFKEVRNVFS encoded by the coding sequence ATGAAAGATTTAAATAAATTAGCCGCGTACAGGGTTAAGTACCGCCAGACAATTAAGGAGCTCGGCGCGGAAGCCTATTTGATGGAGCATGTAAAGACAGGGGCAAGGGCAGCCGTAATATCCTGCGACGACGATAATAAGGTGTTTTGCGCCGGATTCAGAACACCCCCTGAAAACAGCAGGGGAATACCCCATATTCTGGAGCATGCCGTGCTTTGCGGCTCTGGAAAATATCCCTCTAAGAATACCTTTGTTGAGTTAATCAAAGGCTCAATGAATACATTTCTTAATGCTATGACATTTTCTGATAAAACCATATATCCGGTTGCAAGCTGCAACGATACGGATTTTAAAAATTTAATGAGCGTATATTCAGATGCTGTATTTAATCCCAATATCCTTAAGAGGAAGGAAATATTTCTTCAGGAGGGTTGGCATTATGAGATGGATTCCAAAGATTCAGCGTTATCTATCAGCGGTGTAGTTTATAACGAAATGAAAGGAGCATTCTCCTCTTCGGAAACCATCCTTAATAATGAAATAATTACTTCACTTTTTTCCTGCGCTCCTTATTCCGTTATTTCGGGAGGAGACCCGGAATATATTCCAGACTTAAGCTATGAGGAGCTTATTGATTTCTACAAAAAATATTACAGCCCTTCAAACAGTTATATATATTTGTACGGCAATATGGATGCGGCAGAAAGGCTTACGTGGCTTGACCAGCATTATTTAAGCAAATATGAAAAGATAGATGTAGATTCAGAAATCAAAAGCCAGCCGCCCTTTAATGAAATGAAAGACTCTCTTATTTATTATCCTATAGGAGATGATGAAAGAGAAGCGGATAACACATATCTTTCTTATAATACGGTGGTTGGAGATACTGTGAGCGGTGAACTTTCCATTGCATTTAATATATTGAACTATGTTCTTTTGGGTGCACCAGGGGCAGAGCTTAAACAGGCGATTCTTGATGAAAAAATATCGAAAACAGTAAGAGGGTCTTATAATTCATCTTTAAAACAACCTGTATTCAGCATTATATGCGGCAGCAGCAATCAAGAAAGCAAGGAAAGCTTTCTTGAGACTATCCGTACTGTATTAGCCCGGATAGTTCAAAACGGTCTTGATAAGGATAGCATTAATGCTGCCATAAATTTATATGAATTCAAATATAAAGAGGCTGATTTCGGCAAAATGCCCAAGGGCCTTGTTTATGGAATAAAAATGTATGAAAGCTGGCTTTACGGTGATGACGGCCTATTTGAAAGTCTTAATTTTGATTCTATATTTGCCAGTTTAAGAAAAAAGGCGGAGAAAGGATATTTTGAAAATCTTATAGATAAATATATCCTTTCATCGCTCCACAGCTCATTTGTCATGGCGGTTCCTAAAAAAGGTCTTATGGAAGAAAAAGAAAAAGCGCTTGCTAAAAGGCTTGATTTATATAAAAGAAGCTTGTCTGATGAAGAAATAACAAGATTAATAGAAGAAACCCAACAACTTAAGGAATATCAGGCAAAGTCTTCTTCAAGAGAAGAACTGGATAAAATACCCAAGCTTTCTATAGAGGATATAGAAACTGAATCAAAACCTCTTTATAACGATATTTATAATTCGGATGAAACAACGATTATACATCACGATATTTTTACAAACGGAATTGCTTATTTAAAGCTTTCCTTTGATGTTAAAGATGTACCTTCAGAGCTTAGGCCTTATTTAGGAATATTAAGGCAGGTTCTGGGAGGAGTAGATACACAAGGCTATAGTTACCGGAAGCTTTCAAATACCATAAACATGAATACCGGCGGTATCTGGTCTTATATAAGCTTTTATGCTGATATAAGAGAAAATGATGGATTTAAGGCTGCTTTTGAAATAAATGCAAAGACTATGTATGAAAACATAGATTTTACATTTGAAATAATCAAAGAAATAATAAGCACATCAAAAATGGAAAATACCGAAAGACTTTATGAAATAATTTCAGATATAAAATCCCAAATGTCTGCATGGATATATGGCTCCGGGCATATGGCAGCGGTATTGAGAAGCCTTTCTTATAATTCGGCATTGTCATATTATGAAGAAAGTATAAGCGGAATTTCTTTTTATCAGTTCATTGAAGATTTAGAGAAAAATTTTGAAAAAAGAAAAGATCATATTTCCCAATGTTTAAGTGAACTTATGAAGCATATATTCAGGGCAGATAAGCTTACTGTGAGCTATACGTCTGATAAGGAAGGCTTTGAAGGAATCACAGAAAGAATTAAAAAGCTTAAATTAAAGCTTTATACGGATAATATAAAGCAGGAAGAATTTGAATTTATTCCATGCAAGAAAAATGAAGGCCTTAAAATATCCTCTTCTGTACAATATGTAGCCCAAAGCGGAAATTATAGAAATGAATTCTTATATACAGGTTCTCTTAAAGTTTTAAAAGTTCTTTTAAGCTACGATTATTTATGGCCTAATGTGAGACAAAAGGGCGGGGCATATGGTTGTATGATTAATTTTGATAGAAATGGAAACACCTATATAGTTTCCTACAGAGACCCTAATCTTTTTCAAACCTACGATATCTATAAAGATATTCCTAAATTTCTAACAAACATAGCTTTAGACGATAAGGAGCTTATTTCTTATATTATAGGTGCGATTAAGGAGCTTGATATGCCCATGAACCCTTATGAAAAGGGAAATTATTCTTTCAAATGCTATATGTCTGGCATAAATGATGAAAGCATTCAAAGAGAAAGAGACGAGATATTAACGACGAAAAAAGAAACTCTTGAGGAACTTGCTTTTCTTATTAATGCAGTTTTGAACCAATTTAATATATGTACAATCGGAAATGAAGAAAAAATAGAATCTGATAAATTTTTATTTAAGGAAGTAAGGAACGTTTTCTCATAA
- a CDS encoding stalk domain-containing protein: MKFNLKKIFTGILVTSLAGTSTVAYAESNHAIQAIFSRVQLIVNDRTFAQDIILYNDTTYIPLRAVAEVLTKEVIWEDSTRTIYIKDRSLESSEPAADGNNEKAVQEDNKEEAKPEEAKEDNKEEVKPEEAKEEKKEQKLPFRIGSVEYELYVLYNSDDSAVPGYVYPPEKNKVAFEHYFANRTKYTIISISHKVFDMASRKARTLSIYQYVKPNFVSDVFREEFNALNPPSTQTVGQKDDLEWWETTVKFLNDNGEEVTLKYDYRKDEYTVTGNW, translated from the coding sequence ATGAAATTCAACCTTAAAAAGATTTTTACTGGCATTTTAGTAACTTCTTTAGCGGGTACCAGCACTGTAGCATATGCTGAATCCAACCATGCTATTCAAGCTATCTTTAGCAGAGTACAGCTTATAGTAAATGACCGGACCTTTGCTCAGGATATAATTTTATATAACGATACTACATATATTCCTTTAAGAGCAGTTGCTGAAGTGTTAACTAAAGAAGTTATATGGGAGGATTCTACCAGAACAATTTATATTAAAGATAGGTCTCTTGAAAGCTCTGAACCTGCAGCTGACGGCAATAATGAAAAGGCGGTTCAAGAAGATAATAAAGAAGAGGCGAAGCCTGAAGAAGCTAAAGAAGATAATAAAGAAGAGGTAAAGCCTGAAGAAGCTAAAGAAGAGAAAAAGGAACAAAAGCTTCCGTTTAGAATAGGAAGTGTTGAATATGAGTTATATGTTCTTTACAACTCTGACGATAGCGCTGTTCCAGGTTATGTTTATCCGCCGGAGAAGAATAAAGTAGCATTTGAGCATTATTTTGCAAACAGGACAAAGTACACAATAATAAGCATTTCTCATAAAGTGTTTGATATGGCTAGTAGAAAGGCAAGAACCCTATCAATTTATCAGTATGTAAAGCCTAACTTTGTTTCTGATGTTTTTCGAGAAGAATTTAATGCTTTAAACCCGCCTTCCACCCAGACAGTTGGGCAGAAAGACGATTTGGAATGGTGGGAGACTACAGTAAAGTTTTTAAACGACAACGGCGAAGAGGTTACTTTAAAATATGATTACAGAAAAGATGAATATACTGTTACTGGAAATTGGTAG
- a CDS encoding ABC transporter substrate-binding protein: protein MKKRIVLLTLALTAILSLTSCGGNSGNASPAEKPAASAGSETPKPADEAPKSAEAEKEVPETSVIRWNYGTSGNVLVTIAEEKGYFEEEGLTIEFVSATANADAMALLATGKTDVVSNSGTSNPLQQIASGVDLTVFGGHMVDGSMPVVAKKGTKWNGVEDLIGKKFACNPSYFAFTGAVMDLGYEDPLSAVEWVVYTNYNDALAAVVRDEVDYALQGTGQNYAVKNMDEVDIVAYQGDVMPNYSCCRLVTQTSFIEENPITVKHLMKALIRAQQYYEANKEEAITLQAENIGTSEEYVAAYMLNDNYVVNPDPLKNPVIRAWDILDKTGFLSEKAKNIDIRDHINTELYKAALDEVIAEHGDEDPEFYKDLLAFYEENNS, encoded by the coding sequence ATGAAAAAAAGAATTGTTTTATTGACTTTGGCATTAACCGCCATACTCAGCTTAACAAGCTGCGGCGGAAACAGCGGAAATGCTTCCCCGGCTGAAAAACCGGCAGCCTCTGCCGGCAGCGAGACTCCAAAGCCAGCGGATGAGGCACCAAAATCAGCCGAAGCAGAGAAAGAAGTACCTGAAACCAGCGTAATCAGATGGAACTATGGCACAAGCGGAAACGTACTGGTTACAATTGCAGAAGAGAAGGGCTATTTTGAAGAAGAAGGATTAACAATTGAATTTGTTAGCGCAACAGCCAATGCCGATGCTATGGCTCTTCTGGCTACAGGAAAGACAGATGTTGTTTCTAATTCCGGCACCAGCAATCCCTTGCAGCAGATTGCTTCCGGTGTCGATTTAACTGTATTCGGAGGCCACATGGTAGACGGCAGTATGCCTGTTGTTGCAAAAAAAGGGACTAAGTGGAACGGCGTTGAAGATTTAATAGGCAAGAAGTTTGCCTGCAATCCTTCCTATTTTGCCTTTACCGGTGCCGTTATGGATTTAGGATATGAGGACCCCCTTTCAGCCGTGGAATGGGTTGTCTATACCAATTACAATGATGCTTTGGCTGCTGTAGTTCGGGATGAGGTTGACTATGCTCTTCAAGGTACGGGCCAGAACTATGCCGTAAAAAACATGGATGAAGTAGATATTGTTGCTTATCAGGGCGATGTAATGCCAAACTATTCCTGCTGCCGCCTTGTTACACAAACATCGTTTATAGAGGAAAATCCCATTACTGTTAAGCACTTAATGAAGGCCTTAATTCGCGCTCAGCAATACTATGAAGCGAACAAAGAGGAGGCTATTACCCTTCAGGCAGAAAACATTGGAACCTCTGAAGAGTATGTTGCCGCTTATATGCTTAATGATAATTATGTAGTAAACCCAGACCCCCTTAAAAATCCCGTTATCCGTGCATGGGATATTCTGGATAAGACAGGGTTTCTTAGTGAAAAAGCCAAAAATATAGATATTCGTGATCATATTAATACAGAGCTTTATAAGGCGGCTTTAGATGAAGTAATAGCAGAACATGGCGATGAAGATCCTGAATTTTACAAAGACCTGCTGGCATTCTACGAGGAGAATAACTCCTAA
- a CDS encoding ABC transporter ATP-binding protein, producing the protein MTRAKETKSRENPNKGIWKSFFRMCLRAKLPIMTIIVYCIIRIFNSQIYLLVPSKTGELFAGNVSVQMVTIVIVSQILTSTLGQISGFVEGIVDARIDRNFRNVIWKKTLNLPVSFFDKVPAAGMISRITLDTERLRTFIVDIVLAELLRFYTFYITLKKISEYDSSLVYLLLALIPVIIILGIVLGRITLKIQIKIRDEISNLTRFLSELITTVPIIKSFNKAGYESQRGNHAIDNLYKAERSNLYLGLLKRPINTIVQLGKTIPLILIGIRSINNGILDAATWYAFYQFANTLLNSLSSYEGVWENIKATQGAVFRISKVLEEPEEGFQPYKNEVIEKGDIVFDNVTFGYEENKILRNVSFTIPFNKTTAIVGPSGRGKTTALKLIERFYPPCEGKITLSGLDIQDFKINDWRSKIAYVSQDIPMMSGTIKENILYGVKREVSDMELKQAAEAANAHDFIIKQPDGYDTQVGQFGSKLSGGQRQRITIARALLSKPSILILDEPTSNLDAVATSEVMKGLNNLMMNRTAIVVAHDEHAILDADHIIVFNQDGSISEGTHEELLFENSFYRRMMGGEISA; encoded by the coding sequence ATGACTAGGGCAAAGGAAACCAAGTCAAGGGAAAATCCGAACAAAGGAATCTGGAAATCTTTTTTCCGAATGTGCCTAAGGGCAAAGCTGCCGATAATGACCATTATTGTATACTGCATTATCCGCATTTTTAATTCACAGATTTATTTACTTGTTCCAAGCAAAACAGGAGAGCTTTTTGCAGGAAATGTAAGCGTACAAATGGTTACCATCGTTATAGTATCACAGATTCTTACTTCTACCCTCGGTCAGATAAGCGGATTTGTAGAAGGTATCGTCGATGCCAGGATAGACCGTAACTTCAGAAACGTTATATGGAAAAAGACTTTAAATCTTCCCGTGAGCTTTTTTGATAAGGTCCCGGCTGCCGGAATGATAAGCCGTATTACGCTGGATACGGAAAGGCTCAGAACCTTCATTGTGGACATCGTGTTAGCAGAGCTTCTTCGATTTTATACCTTCTATATTACCTTAAAGAAGATATCGGAATACGACAGCTCTCTGGTATACCTTCTCTTAGCGCTGATACCGGTAATCATTATACTTGGAATAGTTCTCGGCCGTATTACGCTAAAGATACAGATAAAAATCCGTGATGAAATATCGAACCTTACCCGCTTTTTAAGCGAGCTTATTACTACGGTTCCTATTATAAAATCCTTTAATAAGGCAGGCTATGAAAGCCAGAGAGGCAATCACGCCATAGATAATTTATATAAGGCGGAGCGTTCTAATTTATATTTAGGTCTTTTAAAAAGGCCCATAAATACTATTGTACAGCTTGGCAAAACAATTCCTTTAATACTTATAGGAATACGCTCCATTAATAATGGTATTCTTGATGCCGCAACATGGTATGCTTTTTACCAGTTTGCCAATACCCTTCTAAATAGCTTAAGCAGTTATGAAGGGGTATGGGAAAACATTAAAGCAACGCAAGGAGCCGTTTTCAGAATATCGAAGGTTCTTGAGGAGCCGGAGGAAGGCTTCCAGCCCTATAAAAATGAGGTTATAGAAAAAGGCGATATTGTTTTTGATAATGTTACCTTTGGATATGAAGAAAACAAAATATTAAGGAATGTATCTTTTACAATACCTTTTAATAAAACGACGGCCATCGTTGGGCCAAGCGGCAGAGGAAAAACGACGGCGCTAAAGCTTATAGAGCGGTTTTATCCTCCCTGTGAAGGCAAAATAACATTAAGCGGCCTCGATATACAGGATTTTAAAATAAATGACTGGAGAAGCAAAATAGCATACGTTTCTCAGGATATCCCCATGATGTCGGGCACGATAAAAGAAAATATTCTTTACGGTGTTAAAAGAGAGGTTTCGGATATGGAGCTTAAGCAGGCAGCGGAAGCCGCCAACGCCCATGATTTTATCATAAAGCAGCCGGACGGATATGATACGCAGGTAGGCCAGTTCGGTTCTAAGCTTTCAGGCGGCCAAAGGCAGCGGATTACCATTGCAAGGGCATTGTTGTCAAAACCATCTATCCTTATTCTTGACGAGCCTACGTCTAATCTTGACGCTGTGGCTACCTCGGAGGTTATGAAGGGGTTAAACAATCTTATGATGAACCGCACCGCTATTGTTGTTGCCCATGACGAGCATGCAATTCTTGATGCCGACCACATCATAGTATTTAATCAGGACGGAAGCATTTCAGAAGGGACCCATGAAGAACTGCTTTTCGAAAACAGCTTTTACAGACGTATGATGGGAGGGGAAATATCAGCATGA